From Deltaproteobacteria bacterium, a single genomic window includes:
- a CDS encoding BON domain-containing protein, whose product MAIVTISHAAFTGGSAIADKVAAALGYRCINREVLIEASRRYGIPEAKFTEVLETEGRWWERWLESARLYRITLQAAMCEVAQSGNMVYHGRAGQELFPSVGHVLKVLTVASMDFRIDQVNKRQGMDAERARQYLKDLDRVRSRRLRSLFSVDWLDPQGYDLVINTTRVSVDMAVDMIITATKRAEFQSTPISEKAFRELTVSARVQAALVTSAKTRNIVLNVRSDEGRVSITGILADAELEKEIVRIAKAVPGVTEVVTDIEPPPIEYMHP is encoded by the coding sequence ATGGCCATCGTAACCATCTCTCACGCGGCGTTTACCGGCGGGAGTGCCATCGCCGACAAAGTTGCCGCTGCACTGGGCTACCGCTGCATCAATCGCGAGGTGCTGATCGAGGCGAGCCGACGCTACGGCATTCCAGAAGCCAAGTTCACCGAGGTCTTGGAGACCGAAGGGCGCTGGTGGGAACGCTGGCTCGAAAGCGCGCGGCTTTATCGCATCACCCTGCAAGCGGCCATGTGCGAGGTGGCGCAGAGCGGCAACATGGTGTACCACGGCCGCGCCGGCCAGGAGCTTTTCCCCAGCGTCGGCCATGTCTTGAAGGTGCTGACGGTGGCGTCGATGGATTTTCGCATCGACCAGGTCAACAAGCGCCAAGGGATGGATGCCGAGCGGGCGCGTCAATATTTGAAAGATCTCGATCGCGTGCGCAGCCGCCGGTTGCGATCGCTTTTTAGCGTCGATTGGCTCGACCCCCAGGGTTACGATCTCGTCATCAACACCACGCGCGTGAGCGTCGACATGGCGGTCGACATGATCATTACGGCAACCAAAAGGGCGGAGTTCCAATCGACTCCGATCAGCGAAAAAGCCTTTCGCGAGCTGACCGTCAGCGCCCGCGTCCAAGCCGCGCTTGTGACTTCGGCGAAAACCCGCAACATCGTGCTCAACGTGCGCAGCGACGAAGGGCGGGTGAGCATTACCGGCATTCTCGCCGACGCGGAGTTGGAAAAAGAAATCGTCCGCATTGCCAAGGCCGTTCCCGGAGTGACCGAGGTGGTCACCGATATCGAACCGCCGCCGATCGAGTACATGCATCCCTAA
- a CDS encoding peptide ABC transporter substrate-binding protein — protein MMEASMLTRMKNGLVLTFSAVAILLGVVGLGTAQTRISVGVTETIETHNPYGDSVSLLYGIWSEITGPFCTYNYGKGDFEGRLAERWKVENPTTWLFYLNKNYKFNDGSPVTADDVIHSIMNRVIKDPQSKQKASVAPSVVNVEAVDKLTVKVTTDKPTAPLLSFFCDRLIITSKAMFDKYGRDVADKEHMLGAGPYRLKELIPGQRLVIAKNPNHPDAKRNPRAPDEVVYRVMREPEQRVTALLNDEIQIGQFVPPHMRARVEGNKNLKITPVDSVEIMFLAMQPKPPFDKKEVRQAVCHAINRDQIIGTLLEGFASRLDGPLGPGQYGYDPNLKPKLNHDPERAKKLLAQAGFPNGIDAELQTPVGRYTLDKQLTEAMIPMLNNVGIRAKLATPEWATLWANVQKGTVPFYYMGRGSIQDPSAALHQYFHTGETPRIGYSNPKVDELLDKEQQEFDPKKRRQYLSQAMSIITEDAPACFMWRHKLLWGMNSRVDYKPLPDSRIYAIDMTVKK, from the coding sequence GTGATGGAGGCTTCGATGCTCACAAGAATGAAAAACGGCTTGGTGCTCACGTTTTCGGCAGTTGCCATTTTACTAGGCGTTGTCGGTCTCGGCACGGCGCAGACGCGCATTTCCGTCGGTGTGACCGAGACCATCGAAACCCACAACCCCTACGGCGACAGCGTTTCGCTCTTGTACGGCATTTGGAGCGAGATCACCGGCCCATTTTGCACCTACAACTACGGCAAAGGCGATTTCGAAGGGCGCCTAGCCGAGCGTTGGAAGGTGGAAAACCCGACCACCTGGCTTTTCTATTTGAACAAGAACTACAAGTTCAACGACGGTTCGCCGGTCACCGCCGACGACGTCATCCACTCGATCATGAACCGCGTGATCAAAGACCCGCAGTCAAAGCAGAAAGCCTCCGTCGCCCCTTCGGTCGTGAACGTTGAAGCGGTCGACAAACTGACCGTCAAGGTGACCACCGACAAACCGACGGCGCCGCTGCTGTCGTTTTTTTGCGACCGTTTGATCATTACCAGCAAAGCGATGTTCGATAAGTACGGCCGCGACGTCGCCGACAAGGAACATATGCTCGGCGCGGGGCCCTATCGCTTAAAGGAGCTGATTCCCGGCCAGCGTTTGGTCATTGCCAAGAACCCCAATCACCCCGACGCCAAGAGAAACCCGCGCGCGCCCGACGAAGTCGTCTACCGCGTCATGCGCGAGCCCGAGCAGCGTGTGACCGCGCTATTAAATGACGAAATCCAAATCGGCCAGTTCGTGCCGCCGCACATGCGCGCCCGTGTCGAGGGGAACAAAAACTTGAAGATCACGCCGGTGGATTCGGTGGAGATCATGTTTCTCGCCATGCAGCCGAAGCCGCCGTTCGACAAGAAGGAAGTCCGCCAAGCGGTTTGTCACGCGATCAACCGCGATCAAATCATCGGCACGCTCTTGGAAGGCTTTGCCAGCCGGCTCGACGGTCCTTTGGGGCCGGGACAATACGGCTATGATCCCAATCTCAAGCCAAAGCTCAACCACGATCCCGAACGGGCAAAAAAACTCTTAGCACAAGCCGGTTTCCCCAATGGCATCGATGCCGAGCTACAAACTCCGGTGGGCCGCTACACCCTCGACAAGCAGCTCACCGAAGCGATGATTCCGATGCTTAACAACGTTGGCATTCGCGCCAAGCTCGCCACCCCCGAATGGGCGACACTGTGGGCCAACGTGCAAAAAGGCACCGTGCCGTTCTACTACATGGGCCGCGGTTCGATCCAAGACCCGAGCGCCGCGCTGCATCAGTATTTTCATACCGGCGAGACGCCGCGCATCGGCTACTCAAATCCGAAAGTCGACGAGCTGCTCGATAAAGAACAACAGGAGTTCGATCCAAAGAAACGCCGGCAATACTTGTCGCAAGCCATGAGCATCATCACCGAAGATGCGCCGGCCTGTTTTATGTGGCGCCACAAGCTACTTTGGGGCATGAACAGCCGCGTCGATTACAAGCCACTGCCCGACTCGCGCATTTATGCCATCGACATGACGGTGAAAAAGTAG